The following coding sequences are from one Borrelia parkeri window:
- a CDS encoding PTS transporter subunit EIIC has translation MSNKFAILQKIGKAFMLPIALLPAAGLLLGIGGAFTNETMIQAYNLQNTLGQGTLLNIILSVMRDTGGVVFENLPLIFSLGIAIGLANVEKGSAGLAGGIGFLIMHKAINSTLTIQGITTETVNSAYLMTTGLNEAQAVAKSFEYTNVLGMHTLQIGVLGGMISGFIAAYLHNKYYDIKLPQFLAFFGGTRFVPIVTTGTMLIIGIMLVFIWPPIQSVIAMTGKIVEQSGYFGSFLFGIIERTLVPTGLHHIFYMPFWQTPLGGTMEINGELVSGAQKIFFAQLADPNFSGHFEVTKGTRFWVGKWPGHAFGLPGAALAMWWVAKPERKKEMAAFLGSVAFTSFLTGITEPIEFTFLFAAPILFFGFNVFMYGMGFVLMHLLNVGVGVTFADGFIDYLLYGILQGNERTSWINILYVGIPYFFIYFFVFKWTIVRFDFKTPGREDDGVTATRASSKEILDNLREVTTKTIKGLGGIANIKYNSACITKLRIEVYDIKLIKDNAYFKSLGAKGIIRQDKGLQIIFGVVSDNVNTEIEKIMKELQTSQ, from the coding sequence ATGTCAAACAAATTTGCTATTTTGCAAAAAATCGGTAAAGCCTTCATGTTACCAATAGCCCTTCTACCAGCAGCCGGACTTTTGCTAGGAATTGGTGGTGCATTTACCAATGAAACAATGATTCAAGCTTATAACCTTCAAAATACTTTGGGACAAGGAACCCTTTTAAACATTATTTTATCAGTCATGAGAGACACTGGTGGTGTGGTATTTGAAAATTTACCGCTAATATTCTCATTAGGCATTGCCATTGGTCTTGCAAATGTAGAAAAAGGTTCAGCGGGTCTTGCTGGAGGAATTGGATTTTTAATTATGCACAAAGCTATAAACAGTACCCTTACAATACAAGGAATAACTACCGAAACAGTTAATTCTGCATATTTAATGACAACAGGTCTCAATGAAGCACAAGCTGTTGCAAAATCATTTGAATATACAAATGTACTTGGTATGCACACTCTTCAGATAGGAGTTCTTGGGGGCATGATTTCAGGGTTCATTGCTGCATATCTTCACAACAAGTACTACGACATTAAACTACCTCAATTTTTAGCATTCTTTGGGGGAACAAGATTTGTCCCAATAGTTACAACCGGAACAATGTTAATTATTGGTATAATGCTTGTATTTATTTGGCCTCCCATACAAAGCGTAATTGCTATGACAGGCAAAATTGTAGAACAATCTGGTTACTTTGGTTCATTCCTATTTGGCATAATTGAAAGAACACTAGTTCCAACAGGTCTTCACCACATATTTTATATGCCATTCTGGCAAACACCTTTAGGAGGAACAATGGAAATTAATGGAGAACTAGTCTCAGGTGCACAAAAAATATTTTTCGCACAACTTGCAGATCCAAACTTCTCAGGACACTTTGAAGTTACAAAAGGAACAAGGTTTTGGGTTGGAAAATGGCCAGGACACGCATTTGGACTCCCTGGAGCAGCGCTTGCAATGTGGTGGGTAGCAAAACCTGAACGCAAAAAAGAAATGGCAGCATTCTTAGGTTCTGTAGCATTCACATCATTCTTAACAGGAATAACAGAACCCATTGAATTTACATTCCTTTTTGCAGCCCCTATTCTATTCTTTGGATTTAACGTCTTTATGTACGGCATGGGGTTTGTATTGATGCATCTTTTAAACGTTGGAGTAGGAGTAACATTTGCAGATGGATTTATTGATTACCTCCTTTACGGAATACTTCAAGGGAATGAAAGAACAAGTTGGATAAACATACTCTACGTCGGGATACCTTATTTCTTTATATATTTCTTTGTCTTTAAATGGACCATAGTCAGATTTGACTTTAAAACTCCAGGAAGAGAAGACGACGGAGTAACTGCTACAAGGGCAAGCTCAAAAGAAATACTTGATAATTTAAGAGAAGTTACAACTAAAACCATCAAAGGCCTTGGGGGAATTGCTAATATTAAATACAACAGTGCCTGCATTACAAAACTCAGAATCGAAGTATATGATATCAAACTTATTAAAGATAATGCTTACTTTAAATCACTTGGTGCTAAAGGAATTATAAGACAAGATAAAGGATTACAAATTATATTTGGTGTTGTATCAGATAATGTCAACACAGAAATAGAAAAAATTATGAAAGAACTACAAACATCTCAATAA
- a CDS encoding PTS transporter subunit EIIC yields MSISPGSIFTTLQKVGKAFMLPIALLPIAGLLLGIGGALTNKTMIQTYGIEDILGEGTLTSSILSLMKYTGEVIFANLPLMFAVAIPIGLAKAEKGTAALAGVVGFLVMHQTINGILSLQGINASTVNVEALIAIGTPEAEAIAKSQEYTNVLGIFSLQMSVMGGMVAGFIAVMLHNRLHNIQLPTFLAFFGGSRFIPIITTLVMFIVGIILTCIWPVIQGMMISFGNIIEKSGYFGSFAYGAIKRSLIPFGLHHIFYMPFWQTSLGGTMEINGELVSGAQNIFFKQLSDPNTVHFEVTRGTRFFSGEFIIMIFGLPGAALAMYHTAKNENKKNTASLLLSASFTSMLTGITEPLEFAFLFAAPALYYLIYVPLFGLAHLLAHVFNIGVGLTFSGGFIDMFLFGILQGNSKTTWIMIPIIGIFYFIGFYYIFKLAIIKFNLKTPGREEVEEEVTKISTQKTAISEIARKVLEGLGGRDNITYLDACASRLRINVNKIELVKSVTYFKSIGASGMLQKGNGIQIIFGGLSDNIRMEMDKTYINS; encoded by the coding sequence ATGTCAATATCACCAGGATCTATATTTACAACATTACAGAAGGTAGGAAAAGCTTTTATGTTACCAATAGCTCTTTTACCAATAGCTGGTCTTTTACTAGGAATTGGTGGAGCACTTACCAACAAAACAATGATTCAAACTTATGGAATTGAGGACATACTTGGCGAGGGAACTTTAACAAGTTCAATACTATCTTTAATGAAATATACAGGTGAAGTAATTTTCGCAAACTTACCTTTAATGTTTGCAGTAGCAATTCCAATTGGATTGGCAAAAGCTGAAAAAGGAACAGCGGCTCTTGCTGGCGTTGTAGGATTTTTAGTTATGCATCAAACTATAAATGGAATTTTATCTCTTCAAGGCATTAATGCTTCAACTGTCAATGTAGAAGCATTAATAGCAATTGGAACACCTGAAGCAGAGGCAATCGCAAAAAGCCAAGAATACACAAATGTACTTGGAATCTTTTCTCTTCAAATGAGCGTAATGGGAGGTATGGTTGCGGGATTTATTGCAGTAATGCTTCATAACAGACTGCATAATATCCAGCTACCAACATTCCTAGCATTTTTTGGAGGATCAAGATTCATTCCCATCATCACTACGCTTGTAATGTTCATAGTAGGAATAATTTTAACATGCATTTGGCCAGTCATTCAAGGAATGATGATCTCATTTGGAAATATTATAGAAAAGTCTGGATATTTTGGTTCATTCGCATATGGAGCAATAAAAAGGTCTTTAATACCTTTTGGTCTTCATCACATATTTTATATGCCATTCTGGCAAACATCTTTGGGCGGAACAATGGAAATTAATGGAGAACTGGTCTCAGGAGCACAAAATATCTTCTTCAAACAACTCTCAGATCCTAATACTGTACATTTTGAAGTTACAAGAGGAACACGATTTTTTAGTGGTGAATTTATAATAATGATTTTTGGATTACCTGGCGCTGCTCTTGCAATGTATCATACCGCAAAAAATGAGAATAAAAAAAACACAGCTTCTCTATTATTATCAGCTAGTTTCACATCAATGCTAACAGGAATAACAGAACCTCTTGAATTTGCATTCCTTTTTGCAGCTCCTGCCCTTTACTATCTTATATATGTTCCTTTATTTGGATTGGCTCATCTATTAGCACATGTTTTCAATATTGGAGTTGGATTAACATTCTCTGGAGGATTTATCGATATGTTCCTATTTGGAATACTGCAAGGAAATAGCAAAACAACTTGGATAATGATTCCTATTATTGGAATATTTTACTTCATTGGATTTTATTACATTTTCAAACTTGCAATCATAAAATTCAATCTAAAAACACCAGGACGTGAAGAAGTAGAAGAAGAAGTTACAAAAATAAGCACACAAAAAACAGCAATATCAGAAATTGCCAGAAAAGTACTAGAAGGACTTGGAGGTAGAGACAATATCACATATCTCGACGCATGTGCATCAAGACTAAGAATAAATGTCAATAAAATAGAACTAGTTAAATCTGTCACCTATTTTAAATCCATTGGAGCAAGCGGAATGCTTCAAAAAGGAAATGGTATCCAAATTATATTTGGAGGATTATCTGACAATATAAGAATGGAAATGGATAAAACTTACATCAATTCTTAA
- a CDS encoding acylphosphatase produces MHKYQYLISGKVQGVGFRFFTEQTATKIAIKGFVKNLDDGKVEIVAFFDNKEQIELFEKTLKKGNGYSKIENIEKKILDERYPFDFKNFCSYY; encoded by the coding sequence ATGCACAAATACCAATACCTCATTTCTGGAAAAGTACAAGGTGTAGGATTTAGGTTCTTTACAGAACAAACCGCAACTAAAATAGCAATCAAAGGATTTGTTAAGAACCTAGATGATGGAAAAGTTGAAATAGTAGCTTTTTTTGACAATAAAGAACAAATTGAATTATTTGAAAAAACCTTAAAAAAAGGCAACGGGTACTCAAAAATTGAAAACATAGAAAAAAAAATCTTAGACGAAAGATATCCCTTTGATTTCAAGAATTTTTGTTCCTACTACTAA
- a CDS encoding protelomerase family protein, with translation MSLKVNIKKELEFFRKNLEAMYVKYLKYEISYYKLNKSLSTLAEKHRSILLRKDKFTNLSIILNLSKTRKIIKEYINLSVIEEIRQKNKLLFFWIPKKVKALSNIDIKDLCKIEELMVSNNILGKKVYFESFLSLFKSPEWLNNYSHHYKISKINSYRREQISVKINLKTYIEIINILLSQKRDIRLKFYGVLMATGRRPVEIMKISKFYVEDSEHIFMKHIAKKKEHNLIHEIVFPTFADSKLIIDSIEEIRYMERTEKLSKEIISSNLAYSYNRLFRKIFENIFEPEESVYFCRRLYSRFSYLAFAPKNMELNLWITTVLGHEHDDIITAFHYNRYILENLDDNADIDLLKLIKRRIYTYVRRKTTYSVVTMQKLNVLIEECGVMDENYVKTLHVIKELMIEDGLDKLEMLRGLNVKIRKSFKQKYGYNYNYAKLGEYLALIFEYDV, from the coding sequence ATGTCTTTGAAAGTTAATATAAAAAAAGAGCTTGAGTTTTTTAGAAAAAACTTGGAAGCAATGTATGTTAAGTATTTGAAATATGAGATTTCATATTATAAATTAAATAAAAGTCTGAGTACTCTTGCTGAGAAACATAGAAGTATTCTCTTAAGGAAGGATAAGTTTACTAATCTTTCAATCATATTGAATCTTTCTAAAACCCGTAAAATAATAAAGGAATATATCAATCTTTCAGTGATTGAGGAGATAAGACAAAAAAATAAGCTTTTGTTTTTTTGGATTCCTAAAAAAGTAAAGGCACTATCTAATATCGATATAAAAGATTTATGTAAAATTGAGGAGTTGATGGTTTCTAATAATATTTTAGGTAAAAAGGTTTATTTTGAGTCTTTCCTAAGTTTGTTTAAAAGTCCTGAATGGTTAAATAATTATTCCCATCATTATAAGATTTCAAAAATTAATAGTTATAGAAGAGAGCAGATATCGGTTAAGATAAACTTAAAAACTTATATTGAGATAATAAATATTTTGTTGTCTCAAAAAAGGGATATCAGATTAAAGTTTTATGGAGTATTAATGGCAACCGGACGGCGTCCTGTTGAAATAATGAAAATATCTAAATTTTATGTTGAAGATAGTGAACATATTTTCATGAAGCATATTGCAAAGAAGAAAGAGCATAATTTAATTCATGAAATTGTTTTTCCCACTTTTGCTGATTCTAAATTGATTATTGATTCAATAGAAGAGATAAGATATATGGAGAGGACAGAAAAACTTTCGAAAGAAATTATATCTTCAAATCTTGCTTATAGTTATAATAGACTATTTCGTAAGATCTTTGAAAATATATTTGAACCTGAAGAGTCAGTTTATTTTTGTCGAAGGCTTTATAGTAGGTTTTCTTACCTTGCATTTGCTCCAAAAAATATGGAGCTCAATTTGTGGATAACCACGGTTTTAGGACATGAGCATGATGATATAATAACTGCTTTTCATTACAATCGTTATATTTTGGAGAACTTAGATGATAATGCTGATATTGATCTGCTTAAATTGATAAAAAGACGGATATACACGTATGTTAGGAGAAAGACTACATATTCTGTTGTTACTATGCAAAAATTAAATGTTTTGATAGAAGAGTGTGGTGTTATGGATGAAAATTATGTCAAGACTTTGCATGTAATTAAAGAGCTGATGATCGAAGATGGTTTAGATAAATTGGAAATGCTAAGGGGCCTTAATGTTAAAATTCGTAAATCTTTCAAGCAAAAATATGGTTATAATTATAATTACGCAAAACTTGGTGAGTATTTAGCCTTGATTTTTGAATATGATGTTTAG
- a CDS encoding plasmid maintenance protein produces MRQEKISKMPFNKVVDRRLKVFWVIQKLQHNYFTNKRRYSLRNVVMMVNSILEKKGFKTVTKRTIQSDIKNFEEIGLLKIDFNPLGKNNGSFTYYIINKTLEKIANKAISKAYFIKRKKNIDHARDNAIKKDKLKEQNQQFKISHQIFSHLLSYIKSKYNKYKNSDLQYIKTKEKKLEKIILQKFVKIKSEDLNEIRNIVKTQISYKNTLWNLKDFMEELREYNENDAVSFFKTILRKKKDKIWFMSKRNINTDFNMMIGEFKDKNKTKAQKLYQDLEKKIKPKMNYIDNPNEIVKTSELITEIMKKGLLVSN; encoded by the coding sequence ATGAGACAAGAAAAGATCAGTAAGATGCCATTTAACAAAGTAGTAGATCGAAGATTAAAGGTGTTTTGGGTAATTCAAAAGTTGCAACATAATTATTTCACAAATAAGAGAAGGTATTCTTTAAGAAATGTTGTAATGATGGTAAATTCAATTTTAGAAAAAAAAGGATTTAAAACAGTAACAAAAAGGACTATACAAAGCGATATTAAAAACTTTGAAGAAATTGGTCTATTAAAAATCGACTTCAACCCACTTGGAAAAAACAATGGTAGTTTCACTTACTATATAATCAACAAAACTCTTGAAAAAATAGCTAATAAAGCAATAAGCAAAGCTTATTTCATTAAAAGGAAAAAAAACATAGATCACGCAAGAGATAATGCTATTAAAAAAGACAAATTGAAAGAACAAAATCAACAATTCAAAATTTCACATCAGATATTTTCACATCTTTTAAGTTATATAAAAAGTAAATATAATAAATATAAGAATTCTGATTTGCAATACATCAAAACCAAAGAGAAAAAATTAGAGAAAATCATACTACAAAAGTTTGTGAAAATAAAAAGTGAAGACCTAAATGAAATAAGAAACATTGTAAAAACACAGATAAGCTATAAAAATACACTATGGAACCTAAAGGACTTCATGGAAGAATTAAGAGAATATAATGAAAATGATGCAGTAAGTTTCTTTAAAACCATACTCAGAAAAAAGAAAGATAAAATATGGTTTATGTCAAAAAGAAATATAAATACGGATTTCAACATGATGATAGGAGAATTTAAAGACAAAAATAAAACCAAAGCACAAAAATTATATCAAGATCTAGAAAAAAAAATAAAACCAAAGATGAATTATATAGATAATCCGAATGAAATAGTGAAGACCAGCGAATTGATAACGGAAATTATGAAAAAAGGATTACTGGTTTCTAATTAG
- a CDS encoding DUF226 domain-containing protein has product MKKVEKAIHELKAKLMARKSELEHERKNFFKKIEEKNYKKMYHTKIFSMINNFEARPNKGKFWLCFRNVFDPNKYESLHLFHMRQGDKFIGIYYGFTKLPKPFIINYKENEVKKTSRIIKIYYIEFRFKKGSVFCYLRSLHTLLKAKNKERMFYNSLLDRTLRLEREVYQFYGKEYLEDKGILRWIKENQK; this is encoded by the coding sequence ATGAAAAAAGTGGAAAAGGCAATACATGAGTTAAAAGCGAAATTGATGGCAAGAAAGTCAGAATTGGAGCATGAGCGTAAAAATTTTTTTAAAAAGATAGAAGAAAAAAACTATAAAAAAATGTATCATACAAAAATTTTCAGTATGATAAATAATTTCGAAGCAAGACCAAATAAAGGTAAATTTTGGTTATGTTTTAGAAATGTTTTCGATCCTAATAAATATGAAAGTCTTCATTTATTTCATATGAGGCAAGGAGATAAATTTATAGGAATTTACTATGGATTTACAAAGTTACCAAAACCATTTATTATAAATTACAAGGAAAATGAAGTAAAAAAGACATCCAGAATAATAAAAATTTATTACATTGAATTTAGATTTAAAAAGGGAAGTGTTTTTTGTTATCTGAGAAGTTTGCATACACTGTTGAAAGCAAAAAATAAGGAAAGGATGTTTTACAATTCTTTGTTAGATAGAACTTTAAGATTGGAAAGAGAGGTCTACCAATTTTATGGAAAAGAATATCTTGAAGACAAAGGAATATTAAGATGGATAAAAGAAAACCAAAAATAA
- a CDS encoding ParA family protein, translating into MDKRKPKIITIASIKGGVGKSTTALFFSNILSSKRYKTLLIDLDPQASGTSFYINLIKSQNIDIKKVNIYRVLKKELDIENSVVKINENLDFIASHLTLSQFNEESISLKESLLKIFLSYIQDRYNFIIMDTAPTLGSLLNNSLIITDYLIIPLPTDQWAIESVDLITNRLRDIFRSELPTFYLVTNLIERQTIDKELKEFIESEYKETFLGSVPKRDNLRKTIFHRVDFNPNEDYYKAYKEILENFLSRINN; encoded by the coding sequence ATGGATAAAAGAAAACCAAAAATAATTACCATAGCCTCAATTAAGGGAGGTGTCGGGAAAAGTACAACTGCTTTGTTTTTTAGTAATATTCTTTCAAGTAAAAGATACAAAACACTATTAATTGATCTAGATCCACAAGCCAGTGGTACGAGTTTTTATATTAATCTTATAAAGAGTCAAAATATAGATATAAAAAAAGTTAATATATACAGAGTGTTAAAAAAAGAATTGGATATCGAAAATTCAGTTGTAAAGATTAATGAAAATCTTGATTTTATAGCAAGTCACTTGACTTTGAGTCAGTTTAATGAAGAGAGTATATCTTTGAAGGAAAGTCTACTTAAAATATTTTTAAGTTATATACAAGACAGGTATAATTTTATCATTATGGATACAGCTCCGACTTTAGGAAGTTTACTAAATAATAGTTTAATAATCACTGATTATCTTATCATCCCTTTACCAACCGATCAGTGGGCAATTGAGAGTGTAGATTTAATAACTAACAGATTGAGGGATATATTTAGAAGTGAATTGCCAACGTTTTATTTAGTAACGAACCTGATTGAAAGGCAGACCATAGATAAAGAATTAAAAGAATTTATTGAGAGTGAGTATAAAGAAACTTTTTTAGGAAGTGTTCCAAAGCGAGATAATTTGAGAAAAACTATTTTTCACAGAGTTGATTTTAATCCAAATGAAGACTACTACAAAGCTTATAAAGAAATATTAGAAAACTTTTTAAGTAGGATTAATAATTAA
- a CDS encoding chromosome replication/partitioning protein produces the protein MSKSRKIEIVKRIDLETCNFKSLNKTREERYLELKEKLKILIKEESYNKIETARILKEINESKYYALDGYKSFTAFIKSYKIAKTSIYRYIKLVIGIDSGKIDYDLILSKGVDYAIKVLENNNVISENNVNPLKPLRFQLDDEESFYFYKSNTKFASFLLKEIYKNEKDFFNKMHEKYNSLKVQ, from the coding sequence ATGAGTAAGAGTAGAAAAATAGAGATAGTTAAAAGAATTGATTTAGAAACGTGTAATTTCAAGTCTTTAAACAAGACAAGAGAAGAGAGATATTTAGAATTAAAAGAGAAGCTTAAGATTTTAATAAAAGAAGAATCCTATAATAAAATAGAAACAGCTAGAATTTTGAAAGAAATTAATGAAAGTAAATACTATGCTCTTGATGGATATAAAAGTTTTACAGCTTTTATCAAGAGCTATAAAATAGCAAAAACTTCCATATATAGATATATTAAGCTAGTTATAGGAATTGATAGTGGTAAAATTGATTATGATTTAATTTTAAGTAAAGGTGTAGATTATGCAATTAAAGTATTGGAAAATAATAATGTCATTAGTGAAAATAATGTCAACCCTTTAAAACCTTTAAGGTTTCAACTAGATGATGAAGAGAGTTTCTATTTTTATAAATCCAACACAAAATTTGCTAGTTTTTTGCTTAAAGAAATATATAAAAATGAGAAAGATTTTTTTAATAAGATGCATGAGAAATATAATAGTCTGAAAGTACAGTAA
- a CDS encoding oligopeptide permease-like protein, producing MLSSFKDLKLTKVLLIFLLTACSSLQVEHDKINQTIRIYQYLSKNLELKGVVDYQNNTTQIFLYTKLRNYSIIKQTPLTLPDGTKIEGKTSYEYDNKSSFGKWVNTSSFSLNKTILEKVLNEDEYVYNKEDIKIQVGLETLQVNKAKIRDFLLKLNATEKQYTQKRHPDKENTQK from the coding sequence GTGTTATCTTCTTTCAAAGACCTAAAATTAACAAAAGTTTTATTAATTTTTTTACTTACAGCGTGTTCTTCCTTGCAAGTCGAACATGACAAAATTAATCAAACAATAAGAATATATCAATATTTAAGCAAAAACTTAGAACTAAAAGGTGTAGTTGACTATCAAAACAACACAACACAAATATTTTTGTATACTAAACTAAGAAACTATAGCATAATCAAACAAACTCCATTAACACTACCAGACGGCACCAAAATAGAAGGTAAAACAAGCTATGAATACGATAATAAATCTTCATTTGGAAAATGGGTCAACACCTCCTCTTTCAGCTTAAATAAGACTATACTAGAGAAAGTTCTCAATGAAGACGAATATGTATATAACAAAGAAGATATTAAAATCCAAGTCGGTTTAGAAACGTTGCAAGTCAATAAAGCCAAAATTAGAGATTTTCTATTAAAATTAAACGCAACTGAAAAGCAATATACCCAAAAACGACATCCTGACAAAGAAAATACTCAAAAATAA